A portion of the Salminus brasiliensis chromosome 9, fSalBra1.hap2, whole genome shotgun sequence genome contains these proteins:
- the ccr9a gene encoding C-C chemokine receptor type 9a translates to MENTTEDYSMLVLAAVTPDDYEGGSTTEDYDLDDSGSVCDMSIVRNFRKYYEPPLYWLIVILGSVGNILVIWIYTNLKNRLKTMTDVYLLNLAVADLLFLCTLPFWAADAISGWTFGWPLCKGVSAVYKINFFSSMLLLTCISVDRYIVIVQTTKAQNSKEQRLAYSKFICLIVWLLALMLSIPEILFANTKVLDSNTFCTMIYWNNENNRTKILVLALQISMGFCIPLLVMIYCYTNIIYTLLKARNFEKHKALRVILAVVGVFVLSQLPYNGMLAVKAAQAANTTITDCSQVQTFDIVLQIMQSLAYMHSCLNPFLYVFVGVRFRKDLKKLFQRHCLRCSGKSIKHGGPLRSSVMSDAESTVALSL, encoded by the coding sequence GATGACTATGAAGGTGGTTCCACCACTGAAGATTATGACCTCGATGACTCCGGCTCAGTTTGTGACATGAGCATAGTGCGTAACTTTCGCAAGTACTACGAGCCTCCTCTTTACTGGCTCATCGTCATCCTAGGCTCTGTGGGCAACATTCTGGTCATCTGGATCTACACAAACCTTAAGAACCGCCTGAAGACCATGACGGACGTGTACCTGCTGAACCTGGCTGTGGCGGACCTGCTTTTCCTCTGCACGCTGCCATTCTGGGCAGCTGATGCCATAAGCGGCTGGACTTTCGGCTGGCCTTTGTGTAAGGGCGTGTCGGCAGTCTACAAGATCAACTTTTTCAGCAGTATGCTACTGCTCACCTGCATCAGTGTGGACCGCTACATTGTGATTGTGCAGACCACCAAGGCGCAGAACTCTAAGGAGCAGCGCCTGGCCTACAGCAAGTTTATCTGCCTCATCGTGTGGTTACTGGCACTGATGCTGAGCATTCCCGAGATCCTCTTTGCCAACACCAAAGTCTTGGATAGCAACACCTTCTGCACTATGATCTACTGGAACAACGAGAACAACCGCACCAAGATCCTGGTCCTGGCCCTCCAGATCAGCATGGGCTTCTGCATCCCTCTGCTGGTGATGATCTACTGCTACACTAATATCATTTACACCTTGCTCAAGGCAAGGAACTTCGAGAAGCACAAGGCCTTGCGAGTCATCCTGGCTGTGGTGGGTGTCTTCGTCCTGTCTCAGCTGCCCTACAACGGCATGCTTGCAGTGAAGGCAGCACAGGCCGCCAACACAACCATCACAGACTGTAGCCAAgtccaaacatttgacattGTCCTCCAGATCATGCAGAGTCTGGCCTACATGCACAGCTGTCTCAACCCGTTCCTGTACGTCTTTGTCGGCGTACGCTTCAGAAAGGATTTGAAGAAACTGTTCCAGAGGCACTGCTTGCGATGCAGTGGAAAGTCCATCAAGCATGGAGGCCCACTGCGTTCATCTGTCATGTCGGATGCAGAGAGCACAGTGGCTCTCTCGCTGTAA
- the LOC140562498 gene encoding myosin regulatory light chain 2, smooth muscle minor isoform, whose protein sequence is MSSKRAKGKTTKKRPQRATSNVFAMFDQSQIQEFKEAFNMIDQNRDGFIDKEDLHDMLASLGKNPTDEYLEAMMNEAPGPINFTMFLTMFGEKLNGTDPEDVIRNAFACFDEEGTGFIQEDYLRELLTTMGDRFTDEEVDELFREAPIDKKGNFNYVAFTRILKHGAKDKDD, encoded by the exons ATGTCCAGCAAAAGGGCAAAGGGGAAGACCACCAAAAAGCGTCCCCAGAGGGCCACTTCAAACGTGTTTGCTATGTTCGACCAGTCACAGATTCAAGAATTCAAAGAGGCCTTCAATATGATTGACCAAAACCGGGATGGTTTTATAGATAAGGAGGACCTGCATGACATGCTTGCTTCATTAG GTAAGAACCCCACAGATGAATACCTTGAAGCCATGATGAACGAAGCACCTGGTCCCATCAACTTCACAATGTTTCTTACaatgtttggagaaaaactgAATGGAACCGACCCGGAGGATGTCATCAGAAATGCTTTTGCTTGCTTTGATGAGGAGGGGACGG GTTTTATACAAGAGGACTACCTCAGGGAGCTCCTGACCACCATGGGGGACAGGTTCACAGATGAAGAAGTGGATGAGCTCTTCAGAGAGGCCCCTATTGACAAAAAAGGCAACTTCAACTACGTGGCGTTTACACGTATCTTAAAGCATGGTGCCAAGGACAAGGATGACTAG
- the LOC140562502 gene encoding uncharacterized protein isoform X4: protein MATPPSAVALTRENGLLGHKTAMERGRRTRGYQLTWQGRTPLPSSPGPARGVSLERDTDKDFLITQLIQKIEALQLSKGVSAAKVSESFIKQEFHCPFGT, encoded by the exons ATGGCTACTCCTCCCTCTGCAGTAGCTTTGACACGAGAGAACGGGCTTCTCGGTCACAAAACAGCAAtggaaagaggaagaagaaccAGGGGTTATCAG CTTACATGGCAAGGCAGGACACCGCTGCCCTCCAGCCCAGGGCCAGCTCGAG GTGTGTCTTtggagagagacactgacaag GATTTCCTAATCACACAGTTAATACAGAAAATTGAGGCTCTACAGTTATCTAAAGGAGTGAGTGCAGCAAAGGTATCAG AAAGCTTCATCAAGCAGGAGTTCCATTGTCCATTCGGCACATGA
- the LOC140562502 gene encoding uncharacterized protein isoform X1, with product MATPPSAVALTRENGLLGHKTAMERGRRTRGYQLTWQGRTPLPSSPGPARGVSLERDTDKDFLITQLIQKIEALQLSKGVSAAKKASSSRSSIVHSAHEPAICFVSPESAKVLRHRHDNQLRMLTHRWKTLGLQHLASGNRDDHAVEHSQEKTDCPLKITAIQTSHDRAPRDRKQEGLSSNISGVGIPEVKVNHMDAPSNTAVSIQFNSDDSDLSDQEKEKVHVSKWSAPVELDLRPEPFHCDPGPSHSTEIEDRQVYPEVLPAPLKDLDFTHGLSSTETSETQQRLFASDPCLAPMVARLLELEKLQSATVQKERAKPVRSRPTTAGVQTRNTTRLRNGEFPASKLESSVDAECNSVTCSLTKLTLCSNSSCRCRHDTCPLIKLGHGSRGACLHQTLLKRPHTMSGKFNRTATLVPAFSVNVKASPKPKTPNRTKRLRTTKKSTPRPQREDSTSAKKTMAAPSRRT from the exons ATGGCTACTCCTCCCTCTGCAGTAGCTTTGACACGAGAGAACGGGCTTCTCGGTCACAAAACAGCAAtggaaagaggaagaagaaccAGGGGTTATCAG CTTACATGGCAAGGCAGGACACCGCTGCCCTCCAGCCCAGGGCCAGCTCGAG GTGTGTCTTtggagagagacactgacaag GATTTCCTAATCACACAGTTAATACAGAAAATTGAGGCTCTACAGTTATCTAAAGGAGTGAGTGCAGCAAAG AAAGCTTCATCAAGCAGGAGTTCCATTGTCCATTCGGCACATGAGCCAGCCATCTGTTTCGTCTCGCCGGAATCAGCCAAAGT TCTGAGGCATCGTCATGACAACCAGCTAAGAATGCTGACCCACAGGTGGAAGACGCTTGGCCTCCAGCATCTTGCCAGTGGGAACAGGGATGACCACGCAGTTGAACATAGCCAAGAGAAGACTGACTGTCCACTAAAAATCACAGCCATACAGACCAGCCACGACAGAGCGCCAAGAGATAGAAAACAAGAAGGCTTAAGCTCAAACATTTCTGGTGTTGGAATTCCAGAGGTGAAAGTGAATCACATGGATGCACCAAGTAACACAGCAGTGTCAATACAGTTCAACTCTGACGACAGTGATCTCTCTGatcaggagaaagaaaaagttcATGTTTCAAAGTGGTCTGCACCTGTGGAGCTAGACTTGAGGCCTGAGCCATTTCACTGTGACCCGGGCCCTTCTCATTCCACAGAGATAGAAGATAGACAAGTTTATCCAGAGGTTCTTCCCGCTCCTCTCAAAGATTTGGATTTTACGCATGGTCTTTCCTCCACAGAAACCTCAGAGACTCAGCAGAGACTGTTTGCAAGTGACCCTTGTCTTGCTCCTATGGTGGCACGTCTTTTGGAGCTGGAAAAGCTTCAGTCCGCCACGGTGCAGAAAGAGCGAGCAAAACCGGTGCGATCTCGGCCGACTACTGCTGGTGTGCAGACGCGAAACACCACTCGTTTAAGAAATGGTGAATTTCCAGCATCCAAGTTGGAGAGTTCTGTGGATGCAGAATGTAATTCTGTTACATGTAGTTTAACCAAACTCACTCTCTGTTCCAACTCTTCCTGTAGATGCAGGCATGATACTTGCCCCTTGATAAAATTAGGACATGGAAGCAGAGGAGCGTGTCTACATCAAACTTTGCTTAAACGTCCACACACTATGTCAGGCAAATTTAACAGGACTGCAACTTTGGTTCCAGCTTTCTCTGTTAATGTAAAGGCCTCACCAAAACCCAAAACTCCAAATAGGACCAAAAGACTCAGAACTACAAAGAAAAGCACACCAAGGCCACAGAGAGAGGACTCCACTTCTGCCAAAAAGACAATGGCAGCTCCTAGTAGAAGAACCTGA
- the LOC140562502 gene encoding uncharacterized protein isoform X3 — MATPPSAVALTRENGLLGHKTAMERGRRTRGYQLTWQGRTPLPSSPGPARGVSLERDTDKDFLITQLIQKIEALQLSKGVSAAKKASSSRSSIVHSAHEPAICFVSPESAKV; from the exons ATGGCTACTCCTCCCTCTGCAGTAGCTTTGACACGAGAGAACGGGCTTCTCGGTCACAAAACAGCAAtggaaagaggaagaagaaccAGGGGTTATCAG CTTACATGGCAAGGCAGGACACCGCTGCCCTCCAGCCCAGGGCCAGCTCGAG GTGTGTCTTtggagagagacactgacaag GATTTCCTAATCACACAGTTAATACAGAAAATTGAGGCTCTACAGTTATCTAAAGGAGTGAGTGCAGCAAAG AAAGCTTCATCAAGCAGGAGTTCCATTGTCCATTCGGCACATGAGCCAGCCATCTGTTTCGTCTCGCCGGAATCAGCCAAAGTGTAA
- the LOC140562502 gene encoding uncharacterized protein isoform X2, translating to MARQDTAALQPRASSRSVGHRNGNRSFFISEDFLITQLIQKIEALQLSKGVSAAKKASSSRSSIVHSAHEPAICFVSPESAKVLRHRHDNQLRMLTHRWKTLGLQHLASGNRDDHAVEHSQEKTDCPLKITAIQTSHDRAPRDRKQEGLSSNISGVGIPEVKVNHMDAPSNTAVSIQFNSDDSDLSDQEKEKVHVSKWSAPVELDLRPEPFHCDPGPSHSTEIEDRQVYPEVLPAPLKDLDFTHGLSSTETSETQQRLFASDPCLAPMVARLLELEKLQSATVQKERAKPVRSRPTTAGVQTRNTTRLRNGEFPASKLESSVDAECNSVTCSLTKLTLCSNSSCRCRHDTCPLIKLGHGSRGACLHQTLLKRPHTMSGKFNRTATLVPAFSVNVKASPKPKTPNRTKRLRTTKKSTPRPQREDSTSAKKTMAAPSRRT from the exons ATGGCAAGGCAGGACACCGCTGCCCTCCAGCCCAGGGCCAGCTCGAGGTCAGTGGGACACCGAAATGGAAACAGGTCATTTTTCATCAGTGAG GATTTCCTAATCACACAGTTAATACAGAAAATTGAGGCTCTACAGTTATCTAAAGGAGTGAGTGCAGCAAAG AAAGCTTCATCAAGCAGGAGTTCCATTGTCCATTCGGCACATGAGCCAGCCATCTGTTTCGTCTCGCCGGAATCAGCCAAAGT TCTGAGGCATCGTCATGACAACCAGCTAAGAATGCTGACCCACAGGTGGAAGACGCTTGGCCTCCAGCATCTTGCCAGTGGGAACAGGGATGACCACGCAGTTGAACATAGCCAAGAGAAGACTGACTGTCCACTAAAAATCACAGCCATACAGACCAGCCACGACAGAGCGCCAAGAGATAGAAAACAAGAAGGCTTAAGCTCAAACATTTCTGGTGTTGGAATTCCAGAGGTGAAAGTGAATCACATGGATGCACCAAGTAACACAGCAGTGTCAATACAGTTCAACTCTGACGACAGTGATCTCTCTGatcaggagaaagaaaaagttcATGTTTCAAAGTGGTCTGCACCTGTGGAGCTAGACTTGAGGCCTGAGCCATTTCACTGTGACCCGGGCCCTTCTCATTCCACAGAGATAGAAGATAGACAAGTTTATCCAGAGGTTCTTCCCGCTCCTCTCAAAGATTTGGATTTTACGCATGGTCTTTCCTCCACAGAAACCTCAGAGACTCAGCAGAGACTGTTTGCAAGTGACCCTTGTCTTGCTCCTATGGTGGCACGTCTTTTGGAGCTGGAAAAGCTTCAGTCCGCCACGGTGCAGAAAGAGCGAGCAAAACCGGTGCGATCTCGGCCGACTACTGCTGGTGTGCAGACGCGAAACACCACTCGTTTAAGAAATGGTGAATTTCCAGCATCCAAGTTGGAGAGTTCTGTGGATGCAGAATGTAATTCTGTTACATGTAGTTTAACCAAACTCACTCTCTGTTCCAACTCTTCCTGTAGATGCAGGCATGATACTTGCCCCTTGATAAAATTAGGACATGGAAGCAGAGGAGCGTGTCTACATCAAACTTTGCTTAAACGTCCACACACTATGTCAGGCAAATTTAACAGGACTGCAACTTTGGTTCCAGCTTTCTCTGTTAATGTAAAGGCCTCACCAAAACCCAAAACTCCAAATAGGACCAAAAGACTCAGAACTACAAAGAAAAGCACACCAAGGCCACAGAGAGAGGACTCCACTTCTGCCAAAAAGACAATGGCAGCTCCTAGTAGAAGAACCTGA